From Chionomys nivalis chromosome 21, mChiNiv1.1, whole genome shotgun sequence, a single genomic window includes:
- the Ddx39a gene encoding ATP-dependent RNA helicase DDX39A isoform X2, with the protein MSVTRCWNSWAPFPEAWLKAHWQSRSMLAANMRRDVQEIFRLTPHEKQCMMFSATLSKEIRPVCRKFMQDPMEVFVDDETKLTLHGLQQYYVKLKDSEKNRKLFDLLDVLEFNQVVIFVKSVQRCMALAQLLVEQNFPAIAIHRGMPQEERLSRYQQFKDFQRRILVATNLFGRGMDIERVNIVFNYDMPEDSDTYLHRVARAGRFGTKGLAVTFVSDENDAKILNDVQDRFEVNVAELPEEIDISTYIEQSR; encoded by the exons ATGAGTGTGACAAGATGCTGGAACAGCTGG GCTCCCTTTCCCGAAGCATGGCTCAAGGCGCACTGGCAGAGCCGCTCCATGCTGGCAGCGA ACATGCGTCGGGACGTGCAAGAGATCTTTCGCCTGACACCCCATGAAAAGCAGTGCATGATGTTCAGCGCCACCCTGAGCAAGGAGATCCGGCCAGTCTGCAGGAAGTTCATGCAGGAT CCCATGGAGGTGTTTGTGGATGACGAGACCAAGCTCACACTGCACGGCCTACAGCAGTACTATGTCAAGCTCAAGGACAGCGAGAAGAACCGGAAACTCTTTGACCTCCTTGACGTCCTAGAGTTTAACCAG GTGGTGATCTTTGTCAAGTCTGTGCAACGCTGCATGGCCCTGGCCCAGCTCCTAGTGGAACAGAACTTCCCAGCCATTGCCATTCACCGAGGCATGCCCCAGGAGGAGCG CCTGTCCCGCTACCAGCAGTTCAAGGACTTCCAGCGGCGCATCCTGGTAGCTACCAATCTGTTTGGTAGAGGTATGGACATTGAGCGAGTGAACATTGTCTTCAACTATGACATGCCAGAGGACTCAGACACCTACCTTCACCGG GTGGCTCGTGCTGGTCGCTTTGGTACTAAAGGCCTGGCGGTCACTTTTGTATCTGATGAGAATGATGCCAAAATCCTCAATGATGTTCAGGACCGGTTTGAAGTGAATGTGGCAGAGCTTCCAGAAGAAATAGATATCTCTACATACA TTGAACAGAGCCGATAA
- the Ddx39a gene encoding ATP-dependent RNA helicase DDX39A isoform X1, which translates to MAEQDVENELLDYDEDEEPQAPQESTPAPPKKDVKGSYVSIHSSGFRDFLLKPELLRAIVDCGFEHPSEVQHECIPQAILGMDVLCQAKSGMGKTAVFVLATLQQIEPINGQVSVLVMCHTRELAFQISKEYERFSKYMPSVKVSVFFGGLSIKKDEDVLKKNCPHVVVGTPGRILALVRSRSLNLRNVKHFVLDECDKMLEQLDMRRDVQEIFRLTPHEKQCMMFSATLSKEIRPVCRKFMQDPMEVFVDDETKLTLHGLQQYYVKLKDSEKNRKLFDLLDVLEFNQVVIFVKSVQRCMALAQLLVEQNFPAIAIHRGMPQEERLSRYQQFKDFQRRILVATNLFGRGMDIERVNIVFNYDMPEDSDTYLHRVARAGRFGTKGLAVTFVSDENDAKILNDVQDRFEVNVAELPEEIDISTYIEQSR; encoded by the exons ATGGCAGAACAAGATGTGGAAAATGAGCTTTTGGACTATGATGAAGATGAAGAGCCCCAAGCACCTCAGGAGAGCACTCCAGCTCCCCCAAAGAAAGATGTCAAAGGGTCTTATGTGTCCATTCACAGTTCCGGTTTCCGGGACTTTCTGCTGAAGCCGGAGCTCCTGAGAGCCATAGTTGACTGTGGCTTTGAGCATCCTTCAGAGG TCCAGCATGAGTGTATTCCCCAGGCCATTCTGGGTATGGATGTCCTGTGCCAGGCCAAGTCTGGGATGGGTAAGACAGCTGTGTTTGTGCTGGCCACCCTGCAGCAGATCGAGCCCATCAATGGCCAG GTATCAGTACTGGTCATGTGCCATACAAGGGAGCTGGCCTTCCAGATCAGCAAGGAATATGAGCGCTTCTCTAAGTACATGCCCAGCGTTAAG GTATCTGTGTTCTTTGGGGGCCTCTCCATTAAGAAGGATGAAGATGTGTTGAAGAAGAACTGTCCCCATGTTGTGGTGGGGACACCAGGCCGGATCCTGGCACTTGTACGGAGCAGGAGCCTCAACCTAAGGAATGTGAAGCACTTTGTGCTGGATGAGTGTGACAAGATGCTGGAACAGCTGG ACATGCGTCGGGACGTGCAAGAGATCTTTCGCCTGACACCCCATGAAAAGCAGTGCATGATGTTCAGCGCCACCCTGAGCAAGGAGATCCGGCCAGTCTGCAGGAAGTTCATGCAGGAT CCCATGGAGGTGTTTGTGGATGACGAGACCAAGCTCACACTGCACGGCCTACAGCAGTACTATGTCAAGCTCAAGGACAGCGAGAAGAACCGGAAACTCTTTGACCTCCTTGACGTCCTAGAGTTTAACCAG GTGGTGATCTTTGTCAAGTCTGTGCAACGCTGCATGGCCCTGGCCCAGCTCCTAGTGGAACAGAACTTCCCAGCCATTGCCATTCACCGAGGCATGCCCCAGGAGGAGCG CCTGTCCCGCTACCAGCAGTTCAAGGACTTCCAGCGGCGCATCCTGGTAGCTACCAATCTGTTTGGTAGAGGTATGGACATTGAGCGAGTGAACATTGTCTTCAACTATGACATGCCAGAGGACTCAGACACCTACCTTCACCGG GTGGCTCGTGCTGGTCGCTTTGGTACTAAAGGCCTGGCGGTCACTTTTGTATCTGATGAGAATGATGCCAAAATCCTCAATGATGTTCAGGACCGGTTTGAAGTGAATGTGGCAGAGCTTCCAGAAGAAATAGATATCTCTACATACA TTGAACAGAGCCGATAA